A stretch of the Coprobacillus cateniformis genome encodes the following:
- the purF gene encoding amidophosphoribosyltransferase yields MFDQDELHEECGVFGVFGHNNAADLCYYGLHSLQHRGQEAAGIVVQKGHKLSIHKGEGLVTEVFDAKRLAQLDGDAAIGHVRYSTAGGSGIANVQPFLFKTMKGSLGICHNGNLVNANILKKELEEQGSIFSSSSDTEVLGHLIKRQDGKMIERICKSLDMLDGAFAFLILIEDRLYVARDKYGLRPLSIGILPNGAYVFASETCALDIVGANFVRDVEPGEIVRVKDGKLKAMTYTKDPVVDKICAMEYIYFSRPDSTLDGINVHTTRKLAGKQLFYEAPVDADVVIGVPDSSISAAIGYAEASSIPYEMGLVKNKYVGRTFIQPTQEMREQGVRMKLSAVSSIVNGKRIILIDDSIVRGTTSQRIVKLLKEAGAKEVHVRIASPAIRYPCFYGVDTSTIEELISHRMSVSELCQYIEADSLAFISEDGLSQSIHFKQEHTCGLCMSCFNGKYVTKLYDSFEQANKDEK; encoded by the coding sequence ATGTTTGATCAAGACGAATTACATGAAGAATGTGGTGTGTTTGGTGTTTTTGGACATAACAATGCTGCTGATCTTTGTTATTATGGATTACATAGTTTGCAGCATAGAGGGCAAGAAGCAGCTGGAATTGTTGTGCAAAAAGGACATAAACTTAGCATTCATAAAGGCGAAGGGTTAGTAACAGAAGTGTTTGATGCAAAACGCCTTGCTCAGCTTGATGGTGATGCAGCTATAGGGCATGTTCGTTATTCCACAGCTGGTGGTAGTGGCATTGCCAATGTTCAGCCTTTTTTATTTAAAACAATGAAGGGCTCATTAGGTATCTGTCATAATGGAAATTTAGTAAATGCAAATATTCTAAAAAAAGAGTTAGAAGAACAGGGTAGTATTTTTTCATCATCTTCAGATACTGAAGTCTTAGGTCATTTAATCAAAAGACAAGATGGTAAAATGATTGAACGTATTTGCAAATCTTTAGATATGTTAGATGGGGCATTTGCTTTCTTGATTCTTATCGAAGATCGCCTTTATGTTGCAAGAGATAAATATGGTTTAAGACCTTTATCCATTGGAATCCTCCCAAATGGAGCCTATGTATTTGCATCAGAAACTTGTGCATTAGATATTGTTGGAGCAAATTTTGTAAGAGATGTTGAACCAGGAGAGATTGTACGAGTAAAGGATGGAAAATTAAAAGCTATGACTTATACAAAAGATCCAGTCGTTGATAAAATTTGTGCAATGGAATACATTTATTTTTCAAGACCAGATAGTACCTTAGATGGAATCAATGTGCATACAACAAGAAAATTGGCAGGAAAACAATTATTTTATGAAGCACCAGTTGATGCAGATGTTGTTATTGGAGTGCCAGATTCATCCATTTCTGCTGCTATTGGTTATGCTGAAGCTTCTTCAATTCCCTATGAGATGGGACTTGTTAAAAACAAGTATGTAGGACGTACATTTATTCAACCCACACAAGAAATGAGAGAGCAGGGTGTACGAATGAAACTATCAGCTGTCTCATCTATTGTAAATGGAAAACGCATCATTTTGATAGATGATTCAATTGTGCGTGGAACGACCTCTCAACGTATAGTTAAACTACTAAAAGAAGCTGGTGCAAAAGAAGTACATGTTCGCATTGCCTCACCAGCAATTCGTTATCCATGTTTCTATGGTGTTGATACATCTACAATAGAAGAATTAATTTCTCATAGAATGAGTGTTAGTGAGTTATGCCAATATATAGAAGCAGATTCATTAGCATTTATCAGTGAAGATGGATTGAGTCAATCTATTCACTTTAAACAAGAACACACATGTGGCTTATGTATGTCTTGTTTCAACGGCAAATATGTTACAAAACTATATGATTCCTTTGAACAAGCGAATAAAGATGAAAAGTAA
- a CDS encoding GNAT family N-acetyltransferase has protein sequence MKELKLDDYSIIKPYLDLANYEGYNSNFVTMMMWNHEYHIQYEIHEHFVVMLHNYKGTQFWAMPFTSPQYYREAIDYMLEYSHKHQFEFIIDCAIDTFVEYIKPLYQDKLLFARTPENDDYVYDRMMLQTLSGKKMQKRRNHYNAFLKENPDYIYRDLDLVNDFNMILECLNRWESEKEDLSESMTSEVKGIMYLLSSRHMLEFEVGGIFINGQMEAFIIASRLKHSTIQIHVEKANKDIRGLYPAILKEMLEHHFPDEQYVNREEDMGLENLKKSKLSLHPIKMIEKYRIYEKDEYIGQASDDDLESIIHLWKDNFPDETEETTNYYFQYLYHKEYTFVLKNKNHLISMLQIVPISIQIHNQIRECYFILGVATKKNFEKQGYMKKLLQFVLEQYNNQIIYLQAYHPEIYKPFGFNASHYHQKIAVDKEKLIQSPCIPIDDISLLKDYYEAFVQQFDEYRIRDEYYWKLFIQRCLVFLDNILIFKDHGYLIYHENDESIEISEFIYLTKDSINIMLSYFSNSTKNIILECDINVEIEGQSSLIITMMSNQVKLDTFDKHKYINEIY, from the coding sequence ATGAAAGAATTAAAATTAGATGATTATTCAATAATTAAACCTTACTTGGATTTAGCAAATTATGAAGGATATAATTCAAATTTTGTAACAATGATGATGTGGAACCATGAGTATCATATTCAATATGAAATTCATGAACATTTTGTTGTTATGTTACATAATTATAAAGGAACACAGTTCTGGGCAATGCCTTTTACAAGTCCACAATATTATCGAGAAGCTATTGATTATATGCTAGAGTATAGTCATAAACATCAGTTTGAATTTATAATTGATTGTGCTATTGATACATTCGTTGAATATATCAAGCCATTATATCAAGATAAACTTTTATTTGCACGTACACCCGAGAATGATGATTATGTTTATGATCGAATGATGCTGCAAACTTTATCTGGTAAAAAAATGCAGAAGCGTCGTAATCACTATAATGCTTTTTTGAAAGAAAATCCTGATTATATTTATAGAGATTTAGACTTAGTTAATGATTTTAATATGATTTTAGAATGTCTTAATCGCTGGGAGAGTGAGAAAGAAGATTTAAGTGAATCTATGACAAGTGAAGTTAAAGGCATTATGTATCTTTTATCATCTCGACACATGTTGGAATTTGAAGTAGGTGGGATTTTTATTAATGGACAAATGGAAGCTTTCATTATTGCTTCTCGTTTGAAGCATTCTACAATTCAAATACATGTTGAAAAAGCAAACAAGGATATTCGCGGATTGTATCCTGCTATTCTTAAAGAAATGTTAGAGCATCATTTTCCTGATGAACAGTATGTTAATAGAGAAGAAGATATGGGATTAGAGAATCTAAAAAAATCAAAACTTTCTCTACATCCAATCAAGATGATTGAAAAATATCGTATTTATGAAAAAGATGAGTATATTGGGCAAGCATCTGATGATGATTTAGAATCTATCATTCATCTTTGGAAAGATAATTTCCCAGATGAAACAGAAGAAACAACAAACTACTATTTCCAATATTTATACCATAAGGAATATACTTTTGTTCTTAAGAATAAAAATCATTTGATTTCAATGTTACAAATTGTTCCTATATCAATTCAAATTCACAATCAGATAAGAGAGTGTTATTTTATATTAGGCGTTGCAACAAAGAAAAATTTTGAAAAACAAGGGTATATGAAAAAACTTTTACAATTTGTTCTTGAACAATATAATAATCAAATTATTTATTTACAAGCGTATCATCCAGAAATTTATAAACCTTTTGGTTTTAATGCATCTCATTATCACCAAAAAATTGCTGTAGATAAGGAAAAATTAATACAGTCTCCTTGTATCCCTATAGATGATATTTCACTCTTAAAAGATTATTATGAAGCATTTGTGCAACAATTTGATGAATATCGCATTCGTGATGAATACTATTGGAAGTTATTTATTCAAAGATGTCTTGTTTTTTTGGATAATATTCTTATCTTCAAAGATCATGGATATCTTATTTATCATGAGAATGATGAATCTATTGAAATATCAGAGTTTATCTATCTTACAAAAGATTCTATAAATATTATGTTATCTTATTTTTCAAACAGTACAAAAAATATTATTTTAGAATGTGATATAAATGTTGAAATAGAAGGGCAGTCATCTCTTATTATTACAATGATGTCTAATCAAGTAAAGTTAGATACTTTTGATAAACACAAATATATTAATGAAATTTATTAA